A window of the Pyxidicoccus trucidator genome harbors these coding sequences:
- a CDS encoding thiol-activated cytolysin family protein: protein MSQVRALLLTGLSIAAIGACGGETGDEFPVSERAPGVAAEEVAETGVRRQGLIQNPALYDTIVNPPALVLPTPSQTSSSTSTDEVKDSTVNICTYTSVSETRHFDKLVSFDPNADTLWPGSLVQAESLKLGLLSPIGGKRAPGRITLTNARIDGSTSPFIYSRDLTTPNLASTQDGIHSILTANTINFAAKVAYTMHQAYSLNEGALKAGFSAQFAGASLASTFGNTWTTSKTTFLVDFTQSYYTVSFETPNDPTAVFDPTVTASELATYISAGNPPGYVASVSYGRRLLVKFESAESSSTLSATLDAAFSKGGAGGSITLDANQQKTLRESKMTVLALGGPAGSAVQVIGSGLDKVTALQNYFQSGANFSPSSPGVPLSYTVRYLKNFQPMVVASATNYTVPSCVGKTNSITVTLGSLQIYADGETIGKGEICYDIFVHTDTGSTLLASGRDVKRGSGDSITLGQQKYLTLLQQDGKAFDVEAKVWESSKHADSKGTHSFVLFSKSWSPAGSRETVGEYKNLKVGLRYTITVN, encoded by the coding sequence ATGAGTCAAGTCCGAGCCCTGTTGTTGACGGGTCTGTCCATTGCGGCAATCGGCGCCTGCGGTGGCGAGACGGGGGACGAGTTCCCGGTGTCGGAGCGCGCCCCGGGCGTCGCGGCCGAAGAGGTGGCGGAGACGGGAGTGCGGCGGCAGGGGCTCATCCAGAACCCGGCGCTGTACGACACCATCGTCAACCCGCCGGCGCTGGTGCTTCCGACGCCGAGCCAGACGTCGAGCAGCACCTCGACGGACGAGGTGAAGGACTCGACGGTCAACATCTGTACCTACACGAGCGTGTCGGAGACGCGCCACTTCGACAAGCTGGTGTCGTTCGACCCGAACGCGGACACGCTGTGGCCGGGCTCGCTGGTGCAGGCGGAGTCGCTGAAGCTGGGGCTGCTGTCGCCCATCGGTGGAAAGCGGGCGCCGGGCCGCATCACCCTGACGAACGCGCGCATCGACGGCTCGACGAGCCCGTTCATCTACAGCAGGGACCTGACGACGCCCAACTTGGCGAGCACGCAGGACGGCATCCACTCCATCCTGACGGCGAACACCATCAACTTCGCGGCGAAGGTCGCCTACACGATGCACCAGGCGTACTCACTCAACGAGGGCGCGCTCAAGGCGGGCTTCTCGGCGCAGTTCGCGGGCGCCTCGCTCGCCTCCACCTTCGGAAACACCTGGACGACGAGCAAGACGACGTTCCTGGTGGACTTCACGCAGTCCTACTACACGGTCTCCTTCGAGACGCCGAATGACCCGACGGCGGTCTTCGACCCGACGGTGACGGCCTCCGAGTTGGCGACATACATCTCCGCGGGCAACCCTCCCGGCTACGTGGCCTCGGTGTCGTACGGGCGCCGGCTGCTGGTGAAGTTCGAGTCGGCGGAGTCCAGCTCCACGCTGTCCGCCACGCTCGACGCGGCCTTCTCGAAGGGCGGCGCGGGTGGCTCCATCACCCTGGACGCCAACCAGCAGAAGACGCTGCGCGAGTCGAAGATGACGGTGCTGGCGCTGGGCGGTCCCGCGGGCAGCGCGGTGCAGGTCATCGGCTCGGGCCTGGACAAGGTGACGGCGCTGCAGAACTACTTCCAGTCGGGCGCCAACTTCTCGCCGAGCTCCCCGGGCGTGCCGCTCTCCTACACGGTGCGCTACCTGAAGAACTTCCAGCCGATGGTGGTGGCCTCCGCGACCAACTACACGGTGCCCTCGTGCGTGGGCAAGACGAACTCCATCACTGTCACGCTCGGCAGCCTTCAGATCTACGCGGACGGAGAGACCATCGGCAAGGGGGAGATCTGCTACGACATCTTCGTGCACACCGACACGGGCAGCACGCTGCTGGCGTCGGGCCGGGACGTGAAGCGCGGCAGCGGTGACAGCATCACCCTGGGCCAGCAGAAGTACCTCACCCTGCTCCAGCAGGATGGCAAGGCCTTCGACGTCGAGGCGAAGGTCTGGGAGTCCTCCAAGCACGCGGACTCCAAGGGCACGCACTCCTTCGTCCTCTTCTCGAAGAGCTGGAGCCCGGCGGGGAGCCGGGAGACGGTGGGCGAGTACAAGAACCTGAAGGTCGGCCTGCGCTACACCATCACCGTGAACTGA